A window from Hymenobacter volaticus encodes these proteins:
- the moaC gene encoding cyclic pyranopterin monophosphate synthase MoaC → MSESSKLTHLNAAGQPAMVDVGAKTATRRVARARSRVIVGAEILSLVQDGDLPTRKGPVFQTAILAGIMGAKRTSELIPLCHPLGLDDCQVRIEVQAPDAVLIECTASVTGKTGVEMEALTGASVAALTIYDMCKALSHNIVIQETRLLSKTGGKQDFHHAD, encoded by the coding sequence ATGTCTGAATCTTCTAAGCTCACCCACCTCAACGCCGCTGGCCAACCAGCCATGGTGGATGTAGGTGCCAAAACCGCTACCCGCCGCGTAGCGCGGGCCCGCAGCCGCGTGATAGTGGGCGCCGAAATCCTGTCCTTGGTGCAGGATGGCGATTTGCCCACGCGCAAAGGGCCGGTGTTTCAAACGGCTATTCTAGCGGGTATCATGGGAGCCAAACGCACTTCGGAGCTGATTCCGCTCTGCCACCCCTTAGGCCTCGACGACTGCCAAGTGCGGATTGAAGTGCAGGCACCAGATGCCGTGCTTATTGAATGCACCGCCAGCGTAACTGGCAAAACCGGCGTGGAAATGGAGGCCCTAACCGGCGCTTCGGTGGCAGCCCTTACTATCTACGACATGTGTAAGGCCCTTTCGCACAACATCGTTATTCAGGAAACCCGGCTGCTCAGCAAAACTGGTGGCAAACAAGACTTCCATCATGCCGACTGA
- a CDS encoding NTP transferase domain-containing protein, translating into MPTDSTPHRKHAQLARPALGEFGRHELAILGAPCGRIKELVTRLLPHLEPVLRVAYVDADHAAGDDAAQGGTGGADVIMQAGASVELTDKITFRRLDLRRDVDKFAQQEWMHHQSLVLVNGNHFRARQQIIILDPAKPLEKKLDRLTDVRLILLPEGVTELPDYLREHLQDTTIPQLALADTEAIAAAILQEWQQQRPYVRGLVLAGGRSQRMGEDKSRLTYHGQQEQRAYAAGSLAPFCEDVLVSCRPDQVAELEAAGLAPLPDTFLGLGPMSGLLSAFQLDPDAAWLVVACDLPFLTEATLSHLLAHRHAGRMATAYRSPENEWPEPLITIWEPRSYGTLLRFLSLGYSCPRKALINSDIELLPLPHQPSCGTLIPPSSEKPPRRS; encoded by the coding sequence ATGCCGACTGATTCTACTCCCCACCGCAAACACGCACAGCTTGCCCGCCCGGCGCTAGGCGAGTTCGGCCGCCACGAGCTGGCTATCCTTGGCGCTCCTTGCGGCCGAATCAAAGAGTTGGTGACCCGCCTCTTGCCCCACCTGGAACCTGTATTGCGCGTAGCGTACGTGGATGCCGACCATGCCGCCGGCGACGATGCCGCTCAGGGAGGCACCGGAGGCGCCGACGTTATTATGCAAGCTGGTGCCAGCGTTGAGCTCACCGATAAAATCACGTTCCGCCGCCTCGATCTGCGCCGCGACGTTGATAAGTTTGCGCAGCAGGAGTGGATGCACCACCAAAGCTTGGTGCTGGTAAACGGCAACCACTTCCGGGCCCGTCAGCAAATCATCATTCTCGACCCCGCCAAGCCGCTCGAAAAAAAGCTAGACCGCCTCACGGATGTACGCCTGATTTTGCTGCCCGAAGGTGTAACCGAGTTGCCGGACTATCTGCGTGAGCATCTTCAGGATACTACCATTCCACAATTGGCGCTAGCCGACACCGAAGCCATTGCCGCCGCTATATTGCAGGAGTGGCAACAGCAACGCCCGTACGTGCGGGGCTTAGTACTGGCGGGTGGTCGAAGCCAGCGCATGGGCGAAGACAAAAGCCGCCTCACATATCATGGTCAGCAAGAGCAGCGCGCCTATGCTGCCGGGTCGTTGGCTCCGTTCTGTGAAGACGTGCTTGTATCTTGCCGCCCCGACCAAGTGGCTGAACTCGAAGCCGCTGGCCTTGCTCCCCTGCCCGATACGTTTCTAGGGCTAGGTCCCATGAGCGGTTTACTCTCGGCTTTTCAGTTAGACCCGGATGCTGCTTGGCTAGTAGTAGCCTGCGACTTGCCTTTTCTCACAGAGGCTACCCTAAGCCACTTGCTGGCGCACCGCCACGCCGGGCGCATGGCCACGGCCTACCGCAGCCCCGAAAACGAGTGGCCCGAGCCGCTTATTACTATCTGGGAACCCCGCAGCTATGGCACACTATTGCGCTTCCTGAGCTTGGGCTATTCCTGTCCCCGCAAAGCCCTCATCAACTCTGACATTGAACTATTGCCCCTCCCGCACCAGCCGAGCTGCGGAACATTAATACCCCCGAGCAGCGAGAAGCCGCCGCGCAGGAGCTAA
- a CDS encoding molybdenum cofactor biosynthesis protein MoaE, whose translation MITIDLTDQPIDVSAALQLVQADGAGAVNTFIGTVRNKSTGRPVVRLEYEAYDSMALHQLRKVATQAQERWPMLENVVVIHRKGTLQIGDVAVVVAVSTPHRAESFAACQYIIDTLKQVVTIWKKEFYEDGDVWVAAHP comes from the coding sequence TTGATTACCATCGACCTCACCGACCAGCCCATTGATGTATCCGCCGCCCTGCAACTAGTGCAGGCCGACGGCGCCGGGGCGGTTAACACCTTCATCGGCACGGTTCGCAACAAGAGCACCGGCCGCCCCGTTGTTCGCCTCGAATACGAAGCCTACGACAGCATGGCTTTGCACCAGTTGCGCAAAGTAGCTACGCAGGCGCAAGAGCGTTGGCCTATGCTCGAAAACGTAGTAGTTATTCACCGCAAAGGCACCCTCCAAATTGGCGACGTGGCGGTGGTCGTGGCTGTGTCAACGCCTCACCGCGCCGAGAGCTTCGCCGCCTGCCAGTACATCATCGATACCCTAAAGCAAGTGGTGACTATCTGGAAGAAAGAGTTTTATGAAGACGGCGACGTATGGGTAGCCGCCCACCCGTAG
- a CDS encoding MoaD/ThiS family protein gives MNLKIALFGIAKEIVGQSVLEVNAPDDQPVQQLLEQLRAQYPALGQLSSLAVAVNNEYATDTQRLHERDEIALIPPVAGG, from the coding sequence ATGAACTTGAAAATAGCTCTTTTTGGCATTGCCAAAGAAATAGTGGGCCAATCGGTGCTGGAAGTTAATGCGCCAGACGACCAGCCAGTGCAGCAACTGCTCGAACAGCTACGCGCCCAATACCCGGCCCTCGGCCAGCTTAGCAGCCTCGCTGTTGCCGTCAACAACGAGTACGCAACCGACACGCAACGCCTGCACGAGCGAGACGAAATTGCTTTGATTCCGCCAGTGGCTGGTGGCTAA
- the moaA gene encoding GTP 3',8-cyclase MoaA, with protein MSAVASSVLYDNHGRPLEYVRLAVTDRCNLRCFYCMPEEGIKYMPKQELLTYEEMERLVGLMAKLGVRKVRLTGGEPFVRRDLVPFMARLAALPGIDDLSLTTNGVLTAPYVPDLVRIGVKSVNLSLDTLDRARFARITRRDELPRVMDTFYALLTAGIQVKINAVVMDGQNIEDLVPLTELTRELPVDVRFIEEMPFNGGSHAATPATLPWNHRRIREHLEAYFGAFTQLVGKAGATASEYKVAGHLGRVGIIAAYSRTFCGTCNRIRLTAEGGLKTCLYDQGVLDIRALLRNGSSDAEIVMALTSAFQHRAANGFEAERQRPLHQLSFESMSTIGG; from the coding sequence ATGTCTGCTGTTGCTTCGTCTGTTTTATATGATAACCATGGTCGGCCGCTCGAATACGTGCGCTTAGCCGTGACGGACCGTTGCAACCTGCGCTGCTTCTACTGCATGCCTGAAGAAGGCATCAAGTACATGCCCAAGCAGGAACTGCTCACCTACGAGGAAATGGAGCGCCTAGTGGGCCTGATGGCAAAACTAGGCGTGCGCAAAGTGCGCCTCACCGGTGGTGAGCCTTTTGTACGGCGCGACCTAGTGCCTTTCATGGCTCGGCTGGCTGCCCTACCTGGCATCGACGACCTTAGCCTCACCACCAACGGCGTGCTAACGGCCCCTTACGTGCCTGACTTAGTCCGCATTGGTGTGAAGTCCGTTAACCTGAGCCTCGATACCTTGGACCGGGCCCGTTTCGCGCGTATCACCCGCCGCGACGAGTTGCCGCGCGTTATGGACACGTTTTATGCGTTGCTCACGGCTGGTATTCAAGTGAAGATCAACGCCGTAGTGATGGACGGGCAGAATATCGAAGACCTAGTGCCACTCACCGAGCTAACGCGAGAATTGCCGGTTGATGTACGGTTTATCGAGGAAATGCCGTTCAATGGAGGCAGTCATGCGGCCACGCCTGCCACTCTGCCTTGGAACCACCGTCGTATTCGGGAGCACCTAGAAGCGTATTTCGGCGCGTTTACGCAATTAGTAGGAAAGGCTGGTGCTACAGCATCCGAGTATAAGGTAGCAGGGCACTTGGGGCGCGTCGGCATTATAGCGGCTTACTCGCGTACCTTCTGCGGCACCTGCAACCGAATTCGGCTTACTGCCGAGGGTGGCCTCAAAACTTGCCTTTATGACCAAGGCGTACTCGACATCCGGGCTCTGCTCCGCAATGGCTCATCCGACGCAGAAATTGTGATGGCCCTGACGTCGGCTTTCCAGCACCGTGCTGCCAATGGGTTCGAAGCCGAACGCCAGCGCCCCTTGCACCAGCTAAGCTTCGAGTCGATGTCGACTATAGGCGGGTAG